In the genome of Triticum urartu cultivar G1812 chromosome 5, Tu2.1, whole genome shotgun sequence, one region contains:
- the LOC125506396 gene encoding uncharacterized protein LOC125506396, producing the protein MARVLPLDIEPGETATRAGETVASVPSSSAVASNIKDDEYARLVTPAQHATADNNTEIPEQPKSRHFIWWMKVLLGCFLLILASYIFVKFGVPFAFQKVRR; encoded by the exons ATGGCGCGCGTCCTCCCTCTCGACATTGAGCCCGGGGAGACAGCCACCAG AGCTGGTGAGACGGTCGCAAGCGTGCCAAGCTCTTCAGCTGTGGCATCAAACATAAAGGACGACGAATATGCGAGGCTGGTGACACCAGCTCAACATGCAACAGCTGACAACAACACAGAAATTCCTGAGCAACCAAAGTCAAGACACTTCATTTGGTGGATGAAAGTTCTGCTTGGCTGCTTCCTTCTTATATTAGCATCTTATATCTTCGTGAAATTTGGAGTCCCCTTTGCCTTTCAGAAGGTGAGGCGCTGA